The proteins below come from a single Thermococcus sp. genomic window:
- a CDS encoding 50S ribosomal protein L23, producing the protein MDPYKVIIRPLVTEKAVSLIERENKLTFIVDRRATKADIKRAVEEMFNVKVEKVNTLITMRGEKKAYVKLKPEYDASEVAARLGLF; encoded by the coding sequence ATGGACCCCTATAAGGTTATCATAAGGCCTCTCGTTACCGAGAAGGCCGTTTCGCTTATCGAGAGGGAGAACAAGCTCACCTTCATAGTTGACAGAAGAGCCACCAAGGCCGACATCAAGAGGGCCGTGGAAGAGATGTTCAACGTCAAGGTCGAAAAGGTCAACACCCTCATAACCATGAGGGGCGAGAAAAAGGCCTACGTCAAGCTCAAGCCCGAATACGATGCGAGTGAAGTGGCCGCGAGGTTGGGATTGTTCTGA
- the yciH gene encoding stress response translation initiation inhibitor YciH, which yields MLFKEVLKEQQRIRVYIERARYGKLKTIIEGIDEKEFDLEDIAKKLKAKLACGGTVKKGRIELQGDHRDRIKKLLADLGFSEELIEVE from the coding sequence ATGCTCTTTAAGGAAGTCCTGAAGGAACAGCAGAGGATTAGGGTTTACATCGAAAGGGCCCGTTACGGAAAGCTCAAGACCATAATTGAAGGCATAGATGAGAAAGAGTTTGACCTTGAGGACATAGCAAAGAAGCTGAAGGCGAAGCTGGCATGTGGCGGAACCGTAAAGAAGGGAAGAATAGAGCTTCAGGGCGACCACAGGGATCGTATCAAGAAGTTGCTCGCCGACCTTGGATTTTCAGAGGAGCTCATAGAGGTCGAGTAA
- the rplV gene encoding 50S ribosomal protein L22, whose amino-acid sequence MSRGRFSYSFQNFDPERMARASGRDLRISPKHSVELLREIRGMMLNDALKYLDDVIAKKRPVPMKRYNDSQGHKPGKGFGPGRYPVKVAKAVKKILLNAKNNAEQKGLDVDRLKIIHAAAHRGPVLRGYIPRAFGRATPFNEETTHIEIVVEEIRR is encoded by the coding sequence ATGAGCAGGGGCAGGTTTTCCTACTCATTCCAAAATTTTGACCCCGAGAGGATGGCTCGCGCCAGCGGTAGGGACCTTAGAATTTCACCCAAGCACAGCGTTGAGCTTCTCAGGGAGATAAGGGGCATGATGCTCAACGACGCTCTCAAATACCTCGACGACGTCATAGCCAAGAAGAGACCGGTTCCTATGAAGCGCTACAACGACAGCCAGGGACACAAGCCGGGTAAGGGCTTTGGTCCCGGTAGGTATCCTGTCAAAGTAGCTAAGGCCGTCAAGAAGATACTCCTCAACGCCAAGAACAACGCCGAGCAGAAGGGCCTCGACGTTGACCGGCTTAAGATAATCCACGCGGCGGCGCACAGGGGACCAGTCCTCAGGGGTTACATTCCGAGGGCATTTGGAAGGGCAACTCCCTTCAACGAGGAAACCACTCACATAGAGATAGTGGTCGAGGAGATTAGGAGGTGA
- the dph5 gene encoding diphthine synthase — protein MALYFIGLGLYDEKDITLKGLEVVRKCDRVFAEFYTSLLAGTSIDRIEELVGKPIVRLNREDVELNFEKIVLPEAKEKDVAFLTAGDPMVATTHPDLRIRAKKAGVESYVIHAPSIYSAVAITGLQIYKFGKSATVAYPEKNWFPTSHYDVIKENRERGLHTLLFLDIKADRGRYMTANEAMDILLKVEEMKKAGVFTPETLVVVLARAGSLNPTIRAGYVKDLISEDFGRQPHVLIVPGRLHIVEAEYLVEFANAPEEILEDV, from the coding sequence ATGGCACTTTACTTCATTGGCCTTGGGCTTTACGATGAGAAGGACATTACACTCAAGGGCCTCGAAGTGGTGAGGAAATGCGATAGAGTTTTTGCGGAGTTCTATACCTCACTCCTTGCTGGGACGAGTATAGACAGGATTGAAGAACTTGTAGGCAAGCCGATAGTGAGGCTAAACCGGGAAGACGTGGAGCTGAACTTTGAGAAAATCGTTCTTCCAGAGGCAAAGGAAAAGGACGTCGCATTTCTGACCGCCGGCGACCCGATGGTGGCGACGACACACCCCGACCTGAGGATTAGGGCCAAAAAAGCCGGAGTTGAGAGCTACGTTATCCACGCCCCGAGCATATACTCGGCGGTGGCAATCACGGGACTTCAGATTTACAAGTTCGGAAAGAGTGCCACAGTGGCCTATCCAGAGAAGAACTGGTTTCCGACGAGTCACTACGACGTCATAAAGGAGAACCGCGAGAGGGGCCTTCACACGCTCCTGTTCCTTGACATAAAGGCCGATAGAGGTAGGTACATGACGGCAAATGAGGCCATGGATATACTCCTGAAGGTCGAGGAGATGAAGAAAGCGGGGGTTTTTACACCCGAGACCCTCGTCGTGGTTCTGGCGAGGGCTGGCTCCCTGAACCCGACCATAAGGGCCGGTTACGTAAAGGACCTAATCAGCGAGGATTTTGGAAGACAGCCCCACGTCCTCATCGTTCCGGGAAGGCTCCACATAGTTGAGGCAGAATATTTGGTTGAGTTCGCCAATGCCCCAGAGGAGATTCTGGAGGACGTTTAG
- the rpmC gene encoding 50S ribosomal protein L29, with amino-acid sequence MKPSEIREMSIEEIDKKIRELRLELAKERGVLTMGASLENPMVIRNLRRDIARLLTIKKEKLREKR; translated from the coding sequence ATGAAGCCCAGTGAGATTAGGGAGATGAGCATTGAAGAGATAGACAAGAAGATTAGGGAGCTCCGCCTTGAGCTTGCCAAGGAAAGGGGTGTGCTCACCATGGGGGCCTCCCTTGAAAACCCCATGGTCATTAGGAACCTCAGGCGCGACATCGCGCGCCTGCTTACAATAAAGAAGGAGAAGCTTAGGGAGAAAAGGTGA
- the rpl4p gene encoding 50S ribosomal protein L4 — MKVKVFNLEGEPVEEIELPKVFSTPFRPDLIRRAVIASWTHRIQPQGRDPQAGKRRVTENIGKGHGMARVERIKTPPRFAAFVPFARGGRRTHPPKVEKIIWEDINKKERRLAIMSAIAATANPDLVKARGHIIDNVPAFPLVVVDDLEKVFKTAQTREIFKKLGVWDDIERAKRNTKIRAGKGKMRGRRYKKAKGPLIVVAKNEGIFQGARNHPGVDVVTVDNLGVELLAPGTHPGRLTIWTKGAIERLREIYG; from the coding sequence ATGAAGGTTAAGGTCTTTAACCTCGAAGGCGAGCCCGTTGAGGAGATAGAGCTCCCCAAGGTATTTAGCACACCCTTTAGACCCGACCTCATAAGGCGTGCAGTCATCGCTTCCTGGACCCACAGGATACAGCCCCAGGGAAGGGATCCGCAGGCCGGTAAGAGACGCGTCACTGAGAACATCGGAAAGGGCCACGGAATGGCGAGGGTCGAGAGGATAAAGACACCACCGAGGTTCGCGGCCTTCGTTCCCTTCGCTCGTGGTGGGAGGAGAACCCACCCGCCGAAGGTCGAGAAGATAATCTGGGAGGACATCAACAAGAAGGAGCGTAGGCTTGCTATAATGAGCGCCATCGCTGCCACCGCTAACCCCGACCTCGTGAAGGCAAGGGGGCACATTATAGACAACGTTCCAGCCTTCCCACTCGTCGTCGTTGACGACCTTGAGAAGGTCTTTAAGACGGCACAGACCAGGGAGATATTCAAGAAGCTCGGCGTCTGGGACGACATTGAGAGGGCCAAGAGGAACACCAAGATTCGCGCCGGAAAGGGTAAAATGCGTGGCAGGAGGTATAAGAAGGCCAAGGGCCCGCTCATCGTCGTGGCCAAGAACGAGGGCATCTTCCAGGGAGCGAGGAACCACCCGGGTGTCGATGTGGTCACCGTTGACAACCTCGGCGTTGAGTTGCTCGCCCCGGGAACCCACCCCGGAAGGCTTACCATCTGGACTAAAGGCGCTATAGAGAGGCTTAGGGAAATCTACGGGTGA
- a CDS encoding 30S ribosomal protein S19 — MARKKEFRYRGYTLDELLNMSLEEFAKLLPARQRRSLKRGLSPEQKKLLRKIRLAKKGKYNKPIRTHSRDMVILPEMVGMTIHVYNGKEFVPVQIKEEMIGHYLGEFAMTRKVVQHGSPGVGATRSSMFVAIK, encoded by the coding sequence ATGGCGAGAAAGAAGGAGTTTAGATACAGGGGTTATACCCTTGATGAGTTGCTCAACATGTCCCTTGAGGAGTTCGCCAAGCTCCTTCCGGCCAGGCAGAGGAGGAGCCTTAAGCGTGGTCTTTCCCCGGAGCAGAAGAAGCTCCTCAGGAAGATTCGCCTGGCTAAGAAGGGCAAGTACAACAAGCCTATAAGGACCCACAGCAGAGACATGGTCATTCTCCCTGAGATGGTCGGCATGACCATTCACGTCTACAACGGCAAGGAGTTCGTCCCAGTTCAGATTAAGGAGGAGATGATAGGCCACTACCTTGGTGAGTTCGCCATGACTAGAAAGGTTGTCCAGCATGGCTCACCGGGTGTCGGAGCTACCAGGTCCTCGATGTTCGTGGCAATCAAGTGA
- a CDS encoding 50S ribosomal protein L2 has protein sequence MGKSLIQQRRGKGTTTFRAPSHRYRGAVKYVPLNVTKDKTIRGIVEEILHDPGRTAPVARVKFEDGTKKLILAPEGVLVGQEVYIGPEAPIAIGNTLPLAKIPEGTYVYNIEGIPGDGGKYVRAGGTYALVVSREKDKVIVQLPSGELKQFKPECRATIGVVAGGGRLEKPIVKAGKAYYIAKARNRFWPKPRGVKMNAVNHPHGGKEHHIGRPSTVSRRAPPGRKVGHIAARRTGRRK, from the coding sequence ATGGGAAAGAGTCTCATCCAGCAGAGAAGGGGTAAGGGAACCACGACCTTTAGGGCTCCCTCTCACAGGTACAGGGGAGCCGTAAAATACGTTCCTCTCAACGTGACAAAGGATAAGACCATCAGGGGAATCGTCGAGGAAATCCTCCACGACCCTGGAAGAACCGCCCCGGTTGCTCGCGTTAAGTTCGAGGACGGAACCAAGAAGCTCATCCTTGCTCCTGAGGGAGTTCTCGTTGGACAGGAGGTCTACATTGGGCCCGAGGCTCCCATAGCGATAGGCAACACCCTTCCACTTGCCAAGATACCGGAGGGAACCTATGTTTACAACATTGAGGGAATTCCGGGCGACGGTGGAAAGTACGTTCGCGCTGGAGGAACATACGCCCTCGTCGTGAGCAGGGAGAAGGACAAGGTCATAGTCCAGCTCCCGAGCGGTGAGCTCAAGCAGTTCAAGCCCGAGTGCAGGGCAACGATAGGTGTCGTTGCCGGCGGTGGAAGGCTTGAGAAGCCAATCGTCAAGGCCGGTAAGGCCTACTACATCGCCAAAGCCAGAAACAGGTTCTGGCCGAAGCCCAGAGGTGTTAAGATGAACGCCGTCAACCACCCGCACGGTGGTAAGGAGCACCACATTGGTAGGCCTTCAACCGTTTCGAGGCGCGCTCCGCCCGGAAGGAAGGTCGGTCACATAGCCGCGAGAAGAACCGGTAGGAGGAAGTGA
- a CDS encoding putative RNA uridine N3 methyltransferase: protein MAWHVFIPDSLLEETDDPKIRTYKVGQVARACAIFGVEHIWIYRAGGRDGKFIKTVLEYMETPQYLRKRLFPIMPELKYIGVVPPLRTPHHKLKGKPKVGEIREGYAFRKGKRVYADIGLDELAIVEGNVEGRATFRIVSTRPLKVVLAKPVEYWGYRVHLSGRSLAKTLKKAHLDLAIATSRKGRDVRKVRLPPLDGEVGIAFGSPRKGVMELLGGEYDFDFVLNTIPNQKTKTVRTEEALLATLAVFNLMRRD, encoded by the coding sequence ATGGCCTGGCACGTCTTTATTCCCGATTCCCTGCTTGAAGAAACAGACGACCCGAAAATTCGAACATACAAGGTCGGACAGGTTGCAAGGGCCTGTGCAATATTTGGCGTCGAGCATATCTGGATTTACAGGGCCGGCGGGAGAGACGGAAAGTTCATAAAAACCGTCCTCGAGTACATGGAAACTCCCCAGTACCTCAGGAAGAGGCTGTTTCCCATAATGCCCGAGCTGAAATACATTGGCGTTGTCCCGCCCCTTAGAACGCCTCATCACAAACTCAAGGGAAAACCAAAGGTCGGCGAAATACGTGAGGGCTACGCCTTTCGAAAGGGGAAACGGGTTTACGCGGACATCGGCCTCGACGAGCTGGCAATTGTTGAAGGGAACGTGGAAGGCAGGGCAACGTTCAGGATCGTTTCAACGAGGCCTTTGAAGGTCGTGCTGGCGAAACCAGTGGAATATTGGGGTTACAGGGTTCATTTAAGTGGAAGGTCACTGGCGAAAACACTTAAAAAGGCTCATCTGGATTTGGCAATCGCGACCTCAAGGAAAGGTCGCGACGTGAGAAAGGTCCGTCTTCCCCCGCTCGATGGGGAAGTGGGTATTGCCTTTGGTTCGCCGAGGAAGGGTGTTATGGAACTCCTCGGCGGTGAGTACGACTTTGACTTCGTGCTCAACACGATTCCAAATCAGAAAACTAAAACCGTCCGTACTGAGGAGGCTCTCCTCGCCACGTTGGCGGTATTCAATCTCATGAGGAGGGATTGA
- a CDS encoding ribonuclease P protein component 1 produces the protein MWRNRKEGKNRASGRPQGSYQEVARRPWIFRGAHRGRVTRKNIIWHELIGLKAKIIRASHPELVGIEGYVLDETRNTLTIGGERVWVVPKDVVEIEFDLGDEKIRINGRDLIGRPEMRLKKRWRK, from the coding sequence ATGTGGCGGAACCGTAAAGAAGGGAAGAATAGAGCTTCAGGGCGACCACAGGGATCGTATCAAGAAGTTGCTCGCCGACCTTGGATTTTCAGAGGAGCTCATAGAGGTCGAGTAACGCGGAAAAATATAATCTGGCACGAGCTCATAGGGCTGAAAGCAAAGATTATAAGGGCATCTCATCCAGAGCTGGTCGGCATCGAGGGCTACGTCCTTGACGAGACGAGGAACACCCTCACCATAGGTGGGGAGAGGGTTTGGGTAGTTCCAAAGGACGTGGTCGAGATTGAGTTCGACCTCGGTGATGAAAAAATCCGAATCAACGGTCGTGATTTGATTGGAAGGCCCGAGATGAGACTGAAGAAGAGGTGGCGGAAATGA
- the rpsC gene encoding 30S ribosomal protein S3, with protein sequence MAIERYFIKEGVKEMLIDEYLEKELRRGGYGGLDIKKTPLGTKVIIFAAHPGYVIGRGGRRIRELTRILERQFGLENPQIEVEEIKNPYLNAKVQAVRLAQALERGIHFRRAAYSAIRAIMRNGARGVEIRLSGKLTGERAKSVRFYQGYLAKVGNPAETLVSKGYAQALLKLGVIGVKVAIMPPDARLPDEIEIKEIVEEEVSGNEAQ encoded by the coding sequence TTGGCCATCGAGAGGTACTTCATCAAGGAAGGAGTTAAGGAGATGCTCATCGACGAGTACCTTGAGAAGGAGCTCAGGCGTGGGGGCTATGGCGGTCTTGACATAAAGAAGACCCCCCTCGGAACCAAGGTCATTATCTTTGCCGCCCACCCCGGTTACGTTATAGGCAGGGGTGGAAGGAGAATAAGGGAGCTCACTAGAATCCTCGAGAGGCAGTTTGGCCTTGAGAACCCGCAGATTGAGGTCGAGGAAATCAAGAACCCCTACCTCAACGCCAAGGTTCAGGCGGTGAGGCTTGCCCAGGCCCTTGAGAGGGGAATCCACTTCAGGAGGGCCGCTTACTCTGCCATAAGGGCCATCATGAGGAACGGAGCTAGAGGTGTCGAGATTCGCCTGAGCGGAAAGCTTACCGGTGAGAGGGCTAAGAGCGTCAGGTTTTATCAGGGTTATCTAGCGAAGGTTGGAAACCCGGCAGAGACACTCGTCAGCAAGGGCTATGCCCAGGCCCTGCTCAAGCTCGGTGTCATAGGCGTTAAGGTCGCTATAATGCCACCCGATGCTAGGTTGCCAGATGAGATTGAGATCAAGGAGATAGTCGAGGAAGAGGTGAGTGGCAATGAAGCCCAGTGA
- a CDS encoding 50S ribosomal protein L3, producing MGKVHRPRRGSLAFSPRKRAKSVVPRIKKWPKDSEVRMLGFAGYKAGMTHILMIDDSPGLTKGKEIFVPVTIVEVPPLFVYGIRAYKQGYLGLETATEVWFHELNENVRRRIKTLPKNYNEEAFKAKLSQLEELVESGEIVDIRLLVHTQPWLIKLKKKPEVMEYAIGGDDVKAKFEYAKEKIGKEIRASEVLHEGELLDVIAVTKGKGTQGPVKRWGVKVQFHKAQRAGKGRHVGNLGPWHPARVMWTVPQAGQMGFHHRTEFNKRLIAIGENGKLELNGNEIEITPKGGFPHYGIVRSDFLMIEGSVPGSFKRIIRVRPAIRPPKKKPPVERPQITYVSRESKQ from the coding sequence ATGGGAAAAGTTCACAGACCAAGGAGAGGTTCACTCGCCTTCAGCCCGAGAAAGAGGGCTAAAAGCGTAGTTCCAAGAATCAAGAAGTGGCCGAAGGACAGTGAGGTCAGGATGTTGGGATTTGCTGGCTACAAGGCCGGAATGACCCACATCCTCATGATAGACGACAGCCCAGGACTTACCAAGGGGAAGGAAATATTCGTCCCTGTGACAATAGTCGAGGTTCCACCGCTCTTCGTCTACGGAATAAGGGCCTACAAGCAGGGTTACCTTGGGCTTGAGACTGCCACAGAGGTCTGGTTCCACGAGCTCAACGAGAACGTAAGGAGAAGGATAAAGACCCTGCCCAAGAACTACAATGAGGAAGCCTTTAAGGCCAAGCTCAGCCAGCTTGAGGAGCTTGTGGAGAGCGGTGAGATAGTTGATATCAGGCTTCTCGTCCACACCCAGCCTTGGCTCATCAAGCTCAAGAAGAAGCCGGAAGTCATGGAGTATGCCATTGGTGGCGACGACGTTAAGGCCAAGTTCGAGTACGCCAAGGAGAAGATAGGCAAGGAAATAAGGGCTAGCGAGGTTCTCCACGAGGGTGAACTCCTCGACGTCATAGCAGTCACGAAGGGTAAGGGAACCCAGGGGCCGGTTAAGAGATGGGGTGTTAAGGTTCAGTTCCACAAGGCCCAGCGTGCTGGGAAAGGTAGGCATGTTGGTAACCTCGGTCCTTGGCATCCAGCCCGCGTCATGTGGACCGTTCCACAGGCCGGTCAGATGGGCTTCCACCACAGAACCGAGTTCAACAAGAGGCTCATCGCGATAGGCGAGAACGGGAAGCTTGAGCTTAACGGCAACGAAATTGAGATAACCCCCAAGGGCGGCTTCCCGCACTATGGCATCGTAAGGAGCGACTTCCTCATGATTGAGGGTAGCGTTCCCGGTTCCTTCAAGAGGATAATTAGGGTTAGACCCGCCATAAGGCCACCCAAGAAGAAGCCGCCCGTTGAGAGGCCGCAGATAACCTACGTCAGTAGGGAGTCCAAGCAGTGA
- a CDS encoding metal-dependent transcriptional regulator, producing the protein MHVSKREEEYLEAMYILHKNKGVIRVKDIAKIMNVKPPSVVDALKKLAEKGLVEYEKYDRILLTEEGRKIAEETYSKHVFLTKFFVDILGIPPEIAERDACQFEHYVSEVTVKRMKEFAKFIQEQCPYVLKQFLKEKLDE; encoded by the coding sequence GTGCATGTCAGCAAGAGGGAGGAGGAGTATCTGGAGGCAATGTACATCCTTCACAAAAACAAGGGTGTAATCAGGGTGAAGGACATAGCCAAGATAATGAACGTCAAACCGCCGAGCGTTGTTGATGCCCTCAAGAAGCTCGCCGAAAAGGGCCTCGTGGAGTATGAGAAGTACGACAGGATTCTTCTCACGGAAGAAGGCAGAAAAATAGCCGAAGAAACTTATTCAAAGCACGTCTTCCTGACGAAGTTCTTCGTTGACATACTAGGAATCCCACCCGAGATAGCGGAGCGCGACGCCTGCCAGTTCGAGCATTACGTGAGCGAGGTAACCGTTAAGAGAATGAAGGAGTTCGCGAAGTTCATACAGGAGCAGTGCCCATACGTCCTCAAGCAGTTTCTGAAAGAGAAACTGGACGAGTGA
- a CDS encoding 30S ribosomal protein S17: protein MREIGLRVQPPAEVCNDPKCPWHGNLKIHGRYFEGVVVSDKGKKTVVVERQYYHYLKKYERYELRRSKIHAHNPECINARVGDKVLIAETRPISKTKSWVVVAVLERAERKEGV from the coding sequence ATGAGAGAGATTGGATTGAGGGTTCAGCCTCCCGCTGAGGTGTGTAATGACCCCAAGTGCCCCTGGCATGGGAACCTCAAGATACACGGGAGATACTTTGAGGGTGTAGTCGTCAGCGATAAGGGTAAGAAGACTGTCGTCGTTGAGAGGCAGTACTACCACTACCTCAAGAAATACGAGCGTTATGAGCTCAGGAGGAGCAAGATTCATGCCCACAACCCCGAGTGTATCAACGCTAGGGTAGGGGACAAGGTTCTTATAGCCGAGACTAGGCCCATAAGCAAGACCAAGAGCTGGGTCGTCGTGGCGGTCCTCGAGAGGGCCGAGAGGAAGGAGGGGGTGTGA